The Streptomyces sp. Je 1-332 genome has a window encoding:
- a CDS encoding Gfo/Idh/MocA family oxidoreductase, which translates to MRWGILATGGIAASFTANLLDMPDAEVVAVASRTDASAKAFAERFAIPRAYGEWGALAEDKDVDVVYVATPHASHRVAAGLCLESGRAVLCEKAFTLNAREALELVTLARRRGLFLMEAMWMYCHPLIRRMKALVDDGAIGEVRTVQADFGLAGPFPPAHRLRDPAQGGGSLLDLGVYPVSFAQLLLGEPSGVSARATLSDEGVDLQTGMLLSWESGAHALLHCSIKAGTPVTASVTGARGRIDIPNGFFFPDRFVLHRDGRDPEEFAASPEYGPRDSLKHEAAEVMHRLRAGDTESPLVPLDGTLAVMRTLDTVRERIGVRYPGE; encoded by the coding sequence GTGCGCTGGGGCATCCTCGCGACGGGCGGGATCGCCGCGTCGTTCACGGCGAACCTCCTCGACATGCCGGACGCGGAGGTGGTCGCGGTGGCCTCGCGGACCGACGCGTCGGCGAAGGCGTTCGCCGAACGGTTCGCGATACCCCGCGCGTACGGGGAGTGGGGCGCGCTCGCCGAGGACAAGGACGTCGACGTCGTGTACGTGGCGACGCCGCACGCCTCGCACCGGGTGGCGGCGGGGCTCTGCCTGGAGTCGGGCCGCGCGGTGCTGTGCGAGAAGGCGTTCACGCTGAACGCGCGCGAGGCCCTGGAGCTGGTGACGCTCGCCCGGCGGCGCGGTCTCTTCCTGATGGAGGCCATGTGGATGTACTGCCATCCGCTGATCCGGCGGATGAAGGCGCTGGTCGACGACGGGGCGATAGGTGAGGTGCGGACCGTGCAGGCCGACTTCGGTCTCGCCGGGCCCTTCCCTCCGGCGCACCGCCTGCGTGATCCGGCGCAGGGCGGCGGCTCGCTGCTCGATCTCGGGGTGTACCCGGTGTCGTTCGCGCAGCTGCTGCTCGGGGAGCCTTCGGGGGTGAGTGCGAGAGCGACGCTCTCGGATGAGGGCGTTGATCTCCAGACGGGAATGCTGCTCTCGTGGGAGAGCGGCGCTCACGCTTTGTTGCACTGCTCCATCAAAGCGGGCACTCCCGTCACCGCCTCCGTCACCGGTGCGCGAGGCCGCATCGACATCCCGAACGGCTTCTTCTTCCCGGACCGCTTCGTGCTGCACCGCGACGGCCGCGATCCCGAGGAGTTCGCCGCCTCCCCCGAGTACGGCCCCCGCGACAGCCTCAAGCACGAGGCGGCCGAGGTCATGCACCGCCTGCGCGCCGGCGACACCGAGTCCCCCCTCGTCCCGCTGGACGGCACCCTCGCCGTGATGCGGACCCTGGACACGGTCCGCGAGCGGATCGGGGTGCGCTACCCGGGCGAGTGA
- a CDS encoding alkaline phosphatase D family protein: protein MTPKGQQDTAELRAAARHLGRRRFLTVTGAAAALAFATNLPTAGAAGAAEMDARKIADDPFTLGVASGDPQPESVLLWTRLAPAPYEPGNGLPNQRVVVEWELAHDARFQRVARSGFEITHPEFNHTLHVEVNFLEPGRTYYFRFKTGKWISETGRTRTAPAAGSSVSSLKLAAVSCQAYHDGYFTAHKHLAQDDVDVVFHLGDYLYEYAVNSAGGARKYTDRTLPAIFNRETKTLEDYRLRYALYKSDPDLRASHAAHPFVVTWDDHETENNYADDRDENGSAPADFLVRRAAAYRAYWENQPLRSPQQPIGPDLQLYRRVQWGLLAQFDILDTRQYRSDQAYGDGADIPGPESRDPKRSITGATQERWLIDGWNSSKAVWNVVPQQVNFSQRKLDLNAAAKLSMDAWDGYSASRDRVLAGAASAGIENLMVLTGDVHVGYAYDIKADFDDQASKTVGTEIVATSIASGKDGTDKPATWETYTKANPHMKFYNGRRGYVTVDLGLKSARADFKTVSAVTTPGAPITTAASFVTEAGNPGLKPA, encoded by the coding sequence ATGACACCCAAAGGCCAGCAGGACACAGCCGAACTACGAGCCGCCGCGCGCCACCTGGGCCGCCGGCGCTTCCTGACCGTCACAGGCGCCGCGGCAGCGCTCGCGTTCGCCACCAATCTGCCGACCGCGGGCGCGGCCGGCGCCGCCGAGATGGACGCGCGCAAGATCGCCGACGACCCGTTCACGCTCGGCGTCGCGTCCGGCGACCCGCAGCCCGAGTCGGTCCTGCTCTGGACCCGCCTTGCCCCGGCCCCGTACGAGCCGGGCAACGGGCTGCCGAACCAGCGCGTCGTCGTCGAATGGGAGCTGGCCCACGACGCGCGTTTCCAGCGTGTCGCGAGGAGCGGCTTCGAGATCACCCATCCTGAGTTCAACCACACGCTGCACGTCGAGGTGAACTTCCTCGAGCCGGGGCGGACCTACTACTTCCGGTTCAAGACGGGGAAGTGGATCAGTGAGACGGGCCGGACCCGCACCGCGCCCGCGGCAGGCAGCAGCGTGAGCTCCCTGAAGCTCGCCGCGGTGTCCTGCCAGGCGTACCACGACGGCTACTTCACCGCGCACAAGCACCTGGCGCAGGACGACGTCGACGTCGTCTTCCACCTCGGCGACTACCTCTACGAGTACGCGGTCAACTCGGCCGGCGGCGCCCGCAAGTACACCGACCGCACGCTGCCCGCGATCTTCAACCGCGAGACGAAGACCCTGGAGGACTACCGCCTGCGGTACGCCCTCTACAAGTCCGACCCCGACCTGCGGGCCTCGCACGCGGCGCACCCCTTCGTCGTCACCTGGGACGACCACGAGACCGAGAACAACTACGCCGACGACCGCGACGAGAACGGCAGCGCGCCCGCCGACTTCCTGGTGCGCCGCGCCGCCGCCTACCGCGCGTACTGGGAGAACCAGCCGCTGCGCAGCCCCCAGCAGCCGATCGGCCCCGACCTGCAGCTCTACCGCCGCGTCCAGTGGGGACTGCTCGCGCAGTTCGACATCCTGGACACGCGGCAGTACCGCTCCGACCAGGCCTACGGTGACGGCGCCGACATCCCGGGGCCGGAGTCCAGGGACCCCAAGCGCAGCATCACCGGAGCCACCCAGGAGCGCTGGCTGATCGACGGCTGGAACAGCTCGAAGGCCGTGTGGAACGTCGTGCCGCAGCAGGTCAACTTCTCGCAGCGCAAGCTGGACCTCAACGCGGCGGCGAAGCTCAGCATGGACGCCTGGGACGGCTACTCGGCCTCCCGCGACCGGGTCCTCGCGGGCGCTGCGTCGGCCGGCATCGAGAACCTGATGGTGCTCACGGGCGACGTGCACGTCGGGTACGCCTACGACATCAAGGCCGACTTCGACGACCAGGCGTCCAAGACGGTCGGCACCGAGATCGTCGCCACGTCGATCGCCAGTGGCAAGGACGGCACCGACAAGCCCGCGACCTGGGAGACGTACACCAAGGCCAACCCGCACATGAAGTTCTACAACGGGCGGCGCGGCTACGTCACCGTGGACCTCGGCCTGAAGTCCGCACGCGCCGACTTCAAGACGGTGTCGGCGGTGACCACGCCGGGAGCGCCGATCACGACGGCGGCGTCGTTCGTGACGGAGGCGGGGAACCCGGGCCTGAAGCCCGCATAA
- a CDS encoding SDR family oxidoreductase — protein sequence MVTGAGSGIGRAVAVELLRAGWSVALAGRRKETLEETAAIAAGVSEGAAVRPVPHAEGDSEANAPAATDALCVRTDVSRPDDVAALFSAVRDRFGRLDLLFNNAGTFGPGGVTVDELEYEAWRHVVDTNLNGAFLCAQAAFRQMKEQDPQGGRIINNGSISAHVPRPRSIAYTATKHALTGLTKSLSLDGRPYRIACGQIDIGNAATDMTERMQAGILQANGELAPEPVMDVSDVARTVRHMAELPLEANVQFATVLATNMPFIGRG from the coding sequence GTGGTGACCGGCGCCGGCTCCGGGATCGGCAGGGCCGTGGCGGTGGAACTGCTGCGGGCCGGATGGTCCGTGGCGCTCGCCGGGCGCCGTAAGGAGACGCTGGAGGAGACGGCGGCGATCGCCGCCGGGGTGTCGGAGGGCGCCGCGGTGCGGCCCGTGCCGCACGCCGAGGGAGACAGCGAGGCCAACGCCCCGGCCGCGACCGACGCGCTGTGCGTGCGCACCGACGTCTCGCGGCCCGATGACGTGGCCGCCCTCTTCTCGGCCGTGCGCGACCGCTTCGGCCGTCTCGACCTCCTCTTCAACAACGCCGGTACGTTCGGCCCCGGCGGAGTGACCGTCGACGAACTGGAGTACGAGGCGTGGCGGCACGTCGTCGACACGAACCTCAACGGCGCGTTCCTGTGCGCGCAGGCCGCCTTCCGGCAGATGAAGGAGCAGGACCCACAGGGCGGCCGGATCATCAACAACGGCTCCATCTCCGCGCACGTCCCGCGCCCGCGCTCCATCGCGTACACGGCGACGAAGCACGCGCTGACCGGCCTGACGAAGTCCCTCTCGCTGGACGGGCGCCCCTACCGGATCGCCTGCGGTCAGATCGACATCGGCAACGCGGCCACCGACATGACCGAGCGGATGCAGGCCGGAATCCTCCAGGCCAACGGCGAGTTGGCGCCCGAGCCGGTGATGGACGTGTCGGACGTGGCACGGACCGTACGCCATATGGCGGAGCTGCCCCTGGAGGCGAACGTGCAGTTCGCGACGGTGCTCGCGACGAACATGCCCTTCATCGGGCGGGGTTAG
- a CDS encoding PhzF family phenazine biosynthesis isomerase, which yields MTTNSADTPSSAVLRYTAFATDPAGGNPAGIVLDAAGLDDAAMLGIAAEVGYSESAFLTPANPASPAPGSDDAGRSGETGRSGETGRSGETGRSGGTSRSFDVRYFSPRAEVSFCGHATVAAAVALAERVHGAGDFVFFTQAGTVPVTVTDVDGTLRATLTSVEPHTEDVTTADLTEALAALDWPADDLDPALPPRIAYAGARHLILAAATRERLADLSYDFERLAALMRRLDLTTVQLVWREGDLTFHARDPFPVGGVVEDPATGAAAAAFGAYARELALVPAESELTLHQGADMGRPGVLTVSLREGDARVRVSGAAVRIGG from the coding sequence ATGACGACGAACTCAGCCGACACCCCCTCTTCCGCCGTACTGCGCTACACCGCGTTCGCGACCGACCCGGCGGGCGGCAACCCCGCCGGGATCGTGCTGGACGCCGCCGGTCTCGACGACGCGGCGATGCTGGGGATCGCGGCGGAGGTGGGGTACAGCGAATCGGCGTTCCTGACCCCGGCGAATCCGGCGAGTCCGGCGCCCGGCTCCGACGACGCGGGCCGCTCGGGCGAAACGGGCCGCTCCGGCGAAACGGGCCGCTCCGGCGAAACGGGCCGCTCAGGTGGCACGAGCCGCTCCTTCGACGTGCGCTACTTCAGCCCTCGCGCCGAGGTCTCCTTCTGCGGGCACGCGACGGTGGCGGCGGCGGTCGCACTGGCCGAACGGGTCCATGGCGCGGGCGACTTCGTCTTCTTCACACAGGCGGGCACGGTGCCGGTGACCGTGACCGACGTGGACGGCACCCTGCGGGCCACGCTCACCAGCGTCGAGCCGCACACCGAGGACGTCACGACAGCCGATCTGACCGAAGCCCTGGCCGCGCTCGACTGGCCCGCGGACGACCTCGACCCGGCCCTGCCGCCCCGCATCGCCTACGCGGGCGCCCGCCATCTGATCCTGGCCGCCGCGACCCGCGAACGCCTCGCCGACCTGTCGTACGACTTCGAACGCCTCGCGGCCCTGATGCGCCGCCTGGATCTGACCACGGTGCAACTGGTGTGGCGGGAGGGGGACTTGACGTTCCACGCGCGCGATCCGTTCCCGGTGGGCGGCGTCGTGGAGGACCCCGCGACGGGCGCGGCGGCTGCCGCGTTCGGCGCCTACGCGCGCGAACTGGCCCTGGTCCCGGCGGAGTCGGAGCTCACCCTTCACCAGGGTGCGGACATGGGACGCCCCGGGGTGCTCACGGTCAGCCTGCGCGAGGGGGACGCGAGGGTACGGGTGAGCGGGGCGGCGGTGCGGATCGGCGGGTAG
- a CDS encoding nuclear transport factor 2 family protein, whose protein sequence is MSIQVNRLTDPTVRAFVTAVNSHDQAAFRAAVTPDVTMSDDGSDRDVTEWTDREIFSSHGHMDVESESDGGRVLVVTYRNDTWGEMRTKWRFTVDDGKVSRFETGQA, encoded by the coding sequence ATGAGCATCCAGGTAAACCGGCTCACCGACCCGACGGTCCGGGCCTTCGTCACCGCCGTGAACTCCCACGACCAGGCCGCTTTCCGGGCCGCAGTCACGCCCGATGTGACCATGTCCGACGACGGTTCCGACCGGGACGTCACCGAGTGGACGGACCGGGAGATCTTCTCGTCGCACGGTCACATGGACGTGGAGAGCGAGTCGGACGGGGGGCGCGTCCTTGTCGTCACCTACCGCAACGACACGTGGGGGGAGATGCGGACGAAGTGGCGGTTCACCGTCGACGACGGGAAGGTCTCCCGGTTCGAGACGGGCCAGGCGTGA
- a CDS encoding DoxX family protein: MTRSCFDRRDLGLLLLRVTTGGVLVAHGTQKLFGWFGGHGIEGTGAFMESIGFAPGKANAVVAGLAEAGGGTLLALGLATPAAGSAAAGAMAGATAVHAPNGFFSQGGGYEYPAFLGMVAATLAVAGPGAYSVDDALGHSFNRNWMVPAALAGTALGVLVSVGSRAKNVREQESGPGTDEE; the protein is encoded by the coding sequence ATGACCCGTTCCTGCTTCGACCGACGCGACCTGGGCCTTCTGCTGCTCCGTGTCACCACCGGCGGCGTCCTCGTCGCCCACGGCACCCAGAAGCTCTTCGGCTGGTTCGGCGGCCACGGCATCGAGGGCACCGGCGCCTTCATGGAGTCCATCGGCTTCGCGCCGGGCAAGGCGAACGCGGTCGTCGCCGGGCTCGCCGAAGCGGGCGGCGGAACGCTGCTCGCGCTCGGCCTCGCGACCCCCGCGGCCGGTTCCGCGGCGGCGGGCGCGATGGCCGGGGCGACCGCGGTACACGCCCCGAACGGCTTCTTCAGCCAGGGTGGCGGCTACGAGTACCCGGCGTTCCTCGGCATGGTCGCCGCCACCCTCGCCGTCGCGGGCCCCGGCGCCTACTCCGTCGACGACGCGCTCGGCCACTCCTTCAACCGCAACTGGATGGTCCCGGCGGCGCTGGCGGGCACGGCACTCGGCGTACTCGTCTCGGTGGGCTCACGGGCGAAGAACGTACGGGAGCAGGAGAGCGGGCCGGGGACGGACGAGGAGTGA
- a CDS encoding class I SAM-dependent methyltransferase encodes MTDTTPQNLPPRLTRLTFHGPLSETRAGRLVERVAPGTGSVLDLGCGWGELLLRVLEAAPDATGVGVDLSAEDLARGRAAAKERGLAERVSFVEESATDTTRGPADLVLCLGASHALSSAGPPGHTEAALRALRRLVTPGGRVVLGEGFWQRTPTSDELAGMWPGAHTGEHLYLGDLVDAAIAAGFRPLWVETASVEEWEEFESGYRTDVEEWLAAHPGHPLAAETRDKADRQRDTWLRGYRQALGLAYLTLMPVG; translated from the coding sequence ATGACCGACACCACCCCGCAGAACCTGCCGCCCCGCCTCACGCGCCTCACCTTCCACGGCCCGCTCTCCGAGACGCGGGCCGGCCGCCTCGTCGAGCGCGTCGCCCCCGGCACCGGCTCCGTGCTCGATCTCGGCTGCGGCTGGGGCGAGTTGCTGCTCCGCGTGCTCGAAGCCGCCCCGGACGCCACCGGTGTGGGCGTTGATCTGTCCGCCGAGGATCTGGCGAGGGGCCGCGCCGCCGCCAAGGAGCGTGGCCTGGCCGAACGCGTCTCCTTCGTCGAGGAGTCGGCTACGGACACCACCCGCGGCCCGGCGGACCTCGTGCTCTGCCTGGGCGCGAGCCACGCGCTCAGCTCCGCCGGACCGCCCGGCCACACCGAAGCCGCCCTGCGCGCACTGCGCCGCCTCGTCACCCCCGGCGGCCGCGTCGTGCTCGGCGAGGGATTCTGGCAGCGCACGCCCACCTCCGACGAGCTCGCCGGGATGTGGCCGGGCGCCCACACCGGTGAACACCTCTACTTGGGCGACCTCGTGGACGCGGCGATCGCCGCGGGCTTCCGCCCCTTGTGGGTGGAGACGGCGAGCGTGGAGGAGTGGGAGGAGTTCGAGTCCGGCTACCGCACGGACGTGGAGGAGTGGCTGGCCGCGCACCCCGGTCACCCGCTGGCCGCCGAGACCCGCGACAAGGCGGACCGCCAGCGCGACACCTGGCTGCGGGGCTACCGCCAGGCGCTCGGTCTGGCCTATCTGACGTTGATGCCGGTGGGCTGA
- a CDS encoding aminoglycoside phosphotransferase family protein — protein sequence MLPPVDTDEQWDLVVPDEAVIRPGVEDLCGRLGLAGAPLHRFTEGSQPVYAVGDDLVLKLFPGAAADDAEAEARVLSHLQGRLPVPTPRVHASGAYENGWRYVLMSRLPGEDLAVAWPRLSRADRERLITEAGEALAALHALDPGPLTDVLGPGDWGAFIDTQRAGAAARQRGCGLPESWAEQIPDFLDAVPLRADAPRVLLHTEFMRQHLLVDIDGTDGSDGTLDGAVRPRLTGLFDFEPAMIGDRAYDFVGVGLFVTRAEPGLLGRFMRAYGHTFEPRELLAHTLLHVYSNLPWYLRELPAPPEPTLDALAQAWFGTGSGQPTGINVR from the coding sequence ATGCTGCCCCCTGTGGACACCGACGAGCAATGGGATCTTGTCGTCCCCGACGAAGCCGTCATACGACCCGGAGTCGAGGATCTCTGCGGCAGGCTCGGCCTCGCCGGGGCGCCGCTCCACCGCTTCACGGAGGGCTCGCAGCCCGTCTACGCCGTCGGGGACGACCTCGTGCTCAAGCTCTTCCCCGGCGCCGCGGCCGACGACGCCGAGGCCGAGGCGCGGGTGTTGAGCCATCTTCAGGGACGGCTGCCCGTCCCCACACCGCGGGTGCACGCGTCCGGGGCGTACGAGAACGGCTGGCGGTACGTGCTGATGTCCCGGCTGCCCGGCGAAGACCTCGCCGTGGCCTGGCCGCGTCTGTCGCGCGCCGACCGGGAGCGCCTGATCACCGAGGCAGGTGAGGCGCTCGCCGCGCTGCACGCCCTGGACCCAGGGCCGCTCACCGACGTGCTCGGGCCCGGCGACTGGGGAGCCTTCATCGACACACAGCGCGCCGGAGCCGCCGCACGGCAGCGCGGATGCGGGCTGCCGGAGAGCTGGGCGGAGCAGATCCCGGACTTCCTGGACGCGGTGCCGCTGCGTGCCGACGCGCCGCGCGTCCTCCTGCACACCGAGTTCATGCGCCAGCATCTGCTGGTCGACATCGACGGCACCGACGGTTCCGACGGCACCCTCGATGGGGCGGTGCGGCCCCGCCTCACCGGGCTCTTCGACTTCGAGCCCGCCATGATCGGGGACAGGGCGTACGACTTCGTGGGCGTCGGCCTCTTCGTCACGCGCGCGGAGCCGGGCCTACTCGGCCGCTTCATGCGCGCCTACGGCCACACCTTCGAGCCGCGTGAACTCCTCGCCCACACCCTGCTGCACGTCTACAGCAACCTGCCCTGGTACCTGCGGGAACTGCCCGCCCCGCCGGAGCCGACGCTGGACGCGCTGGCTCAGGCGTGGTTCGGCACCGGGAGCGGTCAGCCCACCGGCATCAACGTCAGATAG
- a CDS encoding DUF883 C-terminal domain-containing protein, with the protein MTSEESLGRPVPLRKGRTTVLGYPRGDLLTVLIGMPVLGLLLGIALPPLARWLSDLPVLPWRDGITFVGSLDRPWQTAIAAGLGLVAGLLIAGTDYDETLKLTLTDQELVADLHETKRSIERARVSAVFLDGKELVVLDESSCEFTRGVHKTKAPALAEAFRSHGYPWRDADPHAALFHRWIPGAPGLPAEAHAVLTARKVALKSKAAQDAGDLAETMRGLGYVVRDEGKDQYWRPLAAEADGRQ; encoded by the coding sequence ATGACCAGCGAAGAGAGCCTCGGCCGCCCCGTCCCGCTGCGCAAGGGCAGGACGACGGTCCTCGGTTACCCGCGCGGTGACCTGCTGACCGTACTCATCGGCATGCCGGTCCTCGGCCTCCTGCTCGGCATCGCCCTGCCGCCCCTGGCCCGATGGCTGAGTGACCTGCCGGTGCTGCCCTGGCGGGACGGCATCACGTTCGTCGGTTCGCTGGACAGGCCGTGGCAGACGGCGATCGCGGCGGGCCTCGGCCTGGTCGCCGGGTTGCTCATCGCCGGCACGGACTACGACGAAACCCTCAAACTGACGTTGACCGACCAGGAGTTGGTGGCCGACCTGCACGAGACGAAGCGGAGCATCGAACGCGCCCGCGTTTCGGCGGTGTTCCTCGACGGCAAGGAACTGGTGGTACTGGACGAGTCGTCGTGCGAGTTCACGCGCGGCGTCCACAAGACGAAGGCTCCGGCCCTGGCCGAGGCGTTTCGCTCGCACGGCTACCCGTGGCGGGACGCCGATCCGCACGCGGCCCTGTTCCACCGCTGGATTCCCGGCGCTCCGGGTCTGCCCGCCGAAGCGCACGCGGTCCTCACCGCGCGGAAGGTCGCGCTGAAGAGCAAGGCAGCACAGGACGCCGGGGACCTCGCCGAGACGATGCGGGGTCTGGGGTACGTAGTACGGGACGAGGGCAAGGACCAGTACTGGCGCCCGCTGGCGGCGGAGGCCGACGGGCGCCAGTAG
- a CDS encoding glutaminase, producing the protein MAIMTPPTSPQTFQPVLDRIAAEIQKTPGRGSPADYIPALAACDPRRFGMAVAEPDGTVYGVGDWRQPFSAQSITKVFTLALDLAREGDALWEHVGREPSGNPFNSLVQLEYENGIPRNPFINAGALVVTDRLQTQTGDAAGALLDLLRAESGNDRLAINEAVAASESAHGDRNAALGHFMAAYGNIDNPVPVLLNQYFRQCSVEASCADLALATGFLARHGIRADGTRLLSRSQAKQINAIMLTCGTYDAAGDFAYRVGLPGKSGVGGGIIAVVPGHCTLCVWSPGLDERGNSVSGVAALDRFTTLTGLSVF; encoded by the coding sequence ATGGCGATCATGACTCCGCCGACCTCCCCCCAGACCTTCCAGCCGGTCCTGGACCGCATCGCGGCCGAGATCCAGAAGACGCCGGGGCGCGGCAGCCCAGCCGACTACATTCCGGCGCTCGCCGCGTGCGACCCACGCCGGTTCGGGATGGCCGTCGCGGAGCCGGACGGCACGGTGTACGGGGTGGGCGACTGGCGGCAGCCGTTCTCCGCGCAGTCCATCACCAAGGTGTTCACCCTCGCGCTCGACCTGGCGCGCGAGGGCGACGCCCTGTGGGAGCACGTGGGCCGCGAGCCTTCCGGCAACCCCTTCAACTCCCTCGTGCAGCTGGAGTACGAGAACGGCATCCCGCGCAATCCCTTCATCAACGCGGGCGCCCTCGTCGTCACCGACCGGCTCCAGACGCAGACCGGAGACGCGGCGGGCGCTCTCCTGGACCTGCTGCGCGCGGAGAGCGGGAACGACCGGCTCGCGATCAACGAGGCCGTCGCCGCCTCCGAGTCGGCCCACGGGGACCGCAACGCCGCACTCGGCCACTTCATGGCGGCGTACGGCAACATCGACAACCCGGTCCCTGTCCTCCTGAACCAGTACTTCCGCCAGTGCTCCGTGGAAGCGTCCTGCGCCGACCTCGCCCTGGCGACCGGTTTCCTCGCCCGGCACGGCATCCGCGCCGACGGCACCCGCCTGCTCAGCCGCAGCCAGGCCAAGCAGATCAACGCGATCATGCTCACCTGTGGGACGTACGACGCGGCGGGCGACTTCGCCTACCGCGTGGGCCTGCCCGGCAAGAGCGGCGTGGGCGGCGGCATCATCGCCGTCGTCCCCGGCCACTGCACGCTCTGCGTCTGGAGTCCGGGTCTCGACGAGCGGGGCAACTCGGTCTCGGGGGTGGCGGCGCTGGACCGCTTCACGACGCTGACGGGCCTCTCGGTGTTCTGA
- a CDS encoding SMI1/KNR4 family protein, which yields MTETAGGSYDWRGFLTRWSEEWADACDPDEVRDSGDEEARRARWLGFEPATFARAAALEERLGHRLPPSYRTFLEVTDGWRHAGGFVWLLAGTDASRWHEDDAGLAEIFQEDLDEDATREEVLGATIWTRGLDLAVESDAMTVMLDPEDVEAHGEWAVYTWAPWRASPPERHVSFWEFMQDAYREFHSLRARADGASEFVNATTESLDAMVEEARRDALRGDYERAEAVFAQAQKYGRPRAGAMRDQIVWLLGDRHAKHFDGLAADPVYAPELLPALVASRGERSWRGEGAYEGHVRGSSDEVRALELVLRQLREGTYAYTAPGPFGDAVETAREQARWGEADAAWQTLPTALPQWQPLGVDHLAPVGLVADPLLTQERGRALLATPRGEEATGSWGVAVDEDPQGMAWLAERPSNGQRQGYRFLLVEGVEPDALPALIGAADDAELHEPMTLWDARSELRSSGTSSSYDDKALVAVGRARHGWSFAFDGEPQPFNEARFTSPAVAASRHGRAVVVWASSDEFGRGALGHRTSTSSYSGARTTLGDSRIGHRMSARTAKSGTATAPVQRVAARRRARNQGDVT from the coding sequence ATGACTGAGACGGCTGGCGGGAGTTACGACTGGCGGGGTTTCCTCACGCGGTGGAGCGAGGAGTGGGCGGACGCATGTGATCCCGATGAAGTGCGGGACTCGGGCGATGAGGAGGCCCGTCGCGCCCGCTGGCTCGGCTTCGAACCCGCGACTTTCGCGCGGGCCGCGGCCCTCGAAGAGCGCCTTGGGCACCGGCTGCCGCCGTCGTACCGGACGTTTCTGGAGGTCACCGACGGCTGGCGGCATGCGGGCGGGTTCGTGTGGCTGCTCGCGGGCACGGACGCGTCTCGCTGGCATGAGGACGACGCGGGACTCGCCGAGATCTTCCAGGAGGACCTGGACGAGGATGCGACGCGGGAGGAGGTCCTGGGGGCCACGATCTGGACGCGAGGGCTCGATCTGGCCGTGGAATCCGACGCCATGACCGTCATGCTGGACCCGGAAGACGTGGAAGCGCACGGTGAATGGGCGGTGTACACGTGGGCGCCATGGCGGGCCAGCCCTCCGGAACGGCACGTGTCCTTCTGGGAGTTCATGCAGGATGCCTACCGGGAGTTCCACAGCCTGCGGGCTCGGGCCGACGGCGCATCGGAGTTCGTGAACGCCACGACAGAGTCGCTGGACGCCATGGTGGAGGAGGCACGGCGTGACGCACTGCGCGGCGACTACGAGCGGGCCGAAGCGGTCTTCGCGCAGGCGCAGAAGTATGGCAGGCCCCGCGCCGGGGCGATGCGGGACCAGATCGTGTGGCTGCTCGGCGACCGCCACGCCAAGCACTTCGACGGGCTCGCTGCCGATCCGGTGTACGCGCCGGAGCTGCTGCCCGCCCTGGTCGCCAGCCGCGGGGAGCGGTCATGGCGTGGCGAAGGGGCATATGAGGGCCACGTGCGTGGCAGCTCCGACGAGGTGCGCGCGCTGGAGCTGGTGCTGCGGCAACTGCGGGAGGGCACCTACGCGTACACCGCGCCAGGACCGTTTGGCGACGCCGTGGAAACAGCCCGGGAACAGGCGCGGTGGGGCGAGGCGGACGCGGCCTGGCAGACTCTGCCGACCGCGCTGCCCCAGTGGCAGCCGCTGGGTGTTGACCACCTCGCGCCCGTGGGCCTCGTCGCCGACCCGCTGCTCACGCAGGAGCGGGGTCGGGCGCTGCTGGCCACCCCCAGAGGCGAGGAAGCCACTGGCAGTTGGGGCGTGGCAGTCGACGAGGACCCCCAGGGCATGGCGTGGCTCGCGGAACGGCCTTCGAACGGCCAGCGCCAAGGGTACCGATTCCTCCTCGTCGAAGGCGTAGAGCCCGACGCGCTCCCCGCTCTCATCGGCGCCGCGGACGACGCAGAGCTGCACGAGCCGATGACCCTGTGGGATGCGCGCTCGGAACTGCGGTCGAGTGGGACATCCTCCTCGTACGACGACAAGGCGCTGGTCGCCGTCGGTCGTGCCCGGCACGGTTGGAGCTTCGCATTCGACGGCGAGCCGCAGCCGTTCAACGAGGCGCGGTTCACCTCCCCGGCCGTCGCCGCCTCACGGCACGGCCGTGCCGTGGTCGTCTGGGCCTCGTCCGACGAGTTCGGCAGGGGAGCCCTCGGCCACCGGACGAGCACCAGCTCCTACAGTGGAGCCCGAACGACGCTCGGGGACAGCCGAATTGGGCATCGTATGAGTGCCCGGACCGCGAAGAGCGGGACCGCGACCGCCCCTGTCCAACGAGTCGCAGCCCGCCGTCGGGCCCGCAATCAGGGAGATGTGACATGA